A single genomic interval of Demequina sp. NBRC 110054 harbors:
- a CDS encoding Lrp/AsnC family transcriptional regulator, translated as MATTQSGAEGRDDRSLMSKMTSEIRKPSAPVELDDMDRRLLVLLSEDPRLSQRQLARAVGMSAPAVGERVNRLERQGVIRGYTTVLDWSKLGFSGLVHLPMTLTPDADLGALLADLRSLPELVDLVVVTGSYDLIARFRIRDHGHLQTLLLDRIWPIKGLQRIETFLTLGEVLTEHSLADLLGVEPSAIEAEEG; from the coding sequence ATGGCGACGACGCAGTCAGGAGCGGAGGGCAGGGACGACCGCTCGCTCATGTCGAAGATGACGAGCGAGATCCGCAAGCCGAGCGCTCCCGTGGAGCTCGACGACATGGATCGCCGCCTCCTGGTGCTTCTGTCCGAGGACCCGCGGCTGTCCCAGCGCCAGCTCGCGCGCGCCGTGGGCATGTCCGCGCCCGCCGTCGGCGAACGCGTCAACAGGCTTGAACGTCAGGGAGTGATCCGTGGCTACACCACGGTCCTCGACTGGTCGAAGCTCGGGTTCTCCGGGCTCGTGCATCTGCCGATGACGCTGACGCCTGACGCCGATCTCGGCGCGCTGCTCGCGGACCTGCGATCGCTCCCCGAGCTCGTCGACCTCGTCGTGGTGACCGGCAGCTATGACCTGATCGCGCGATTCCGCATCCGTGACCACGGGCACCTGCAGACGCTTCTGCTCGACCGCATCTGGCCCATCAAGGGGCTTCAGCGGATCGAGACGTTCCTCACCCTCGGAGAGGTCCTGACCGAGCATTCGCTCGCGGACCTCCTCGGCGTCGAGCCCTCAGCCATCGAAGCCGAGGAAGGCTAG